One part of the Salifodinibacter halophilus genome encodes these proteins:
- a CDS encoding cation:dicarboxylase symporter family transporter, which yields PTALRVADELKLPRRISRFVLTVGATANQNGTALFEGVTVIFLAQFFGVDLTLGQQVMVMLVCILGGIGTAGVPSGSLPVVAMI from the coding sequence CCGACCGCGCTGCGCGTGGCCGACGAACTCAAGCTGCCGCGGCGCATCTCGCGCTTCGTGCTGACCGTCGGCGCCACCGCCAACCAGAACGGCACCGCGCTGTTCGAAGGCGTGACGGTGATCTTCCTGGCCCAGTTCTTCGGCGTGGATTTGACCTTGGGCCAGCAGGTGATGGTGATGCTGGTGTGCATCCTCGGCGGTATCGGCACGGCCGGCGTCCCGTCGGGCTCGCTGCCGGTGGTGGCGATGATC